A region of Paraburkholderia sp. BL23I1N1 DNA encodes the following proteins:
- a CDS encoding mannose-1-phosphate guanylyltransferase/mannose-6-phosphate isomerase, with protein sequence MSKVTVSAGEIDHEAIDQVVADYPPLVQVILAGGSGTRLWPVSREQFPKQLIDVIGNQTLLQATMGRMAGFSSTWEIAADPLIVCGAEHYFATYEQAREIGVNARIIVEPARRDTAPALTLAALAACTGGQDAILVAMPADHAIANLDALHQSIDIAARHALNGKIATLGIPPDRADTGFGYIRLGDAFPDGAHRIERFVEKPAVELAAQYVESGNYWWNSGMFVVRSSVWLAVIERFQPEMHAACVQAYQGAKKTDECVIPDATEFLRSPSDSIDYAVMEQVCKPDSPFSAIVVPLEAGWSDLGSWDAVWQAMEKDECGNASNGRVVFEGATATYARSQGGRLVACVGTNNMIVVDTDDAVLVADRSHVQDIKGLVSRIKREKSPEADAHRKVRRPWGFYDSIDHGDRFQVKRIVVMPGARLSLQMHHHRAEHWVVVSGTALVTRGEEQFLLGENESTYIPLGIRHRLENPGCVPLQIIEVQSGTYLGEDDIVRFDDQYGRCG encoded by the coding sequence ATGAGCAAGGTTACGGTAAGTGCTGGCGAGATAGATCACGAAGCGATCGATCAGGTTGTGGCGGATTATCCGCCGCTCGTGCAAGTGATTCTTGCGGGTGGCTCAGGTACGCGTCTGTGGCCGGTGTCGCGTGAGCAGTTTCCGAAGCAATTGATCGACGTGATCGGTAACCAGACGTTGCTACAGGCCACGATGGGACGAATGGCGGGCTTCAGCTCGACGTGGGAGATCGCCGCGGATCCTCTCATCGTGTGCGGGGCAGAGCATTACTTCGCGACTTACGAGCAGGCTCGGGAGATTGGGGTGAATGCGCGCATTATCGTAGAGCCGGCTCGTCGGGATACGGCACCGGCTCTCACGCTTGCCGCGCTGGCGGCATGTACGGGCGGGCAGGATGCCATTCTGGTCGCCATGCCCGCGGACCACGCCATTGCGAATCTCGATGCGCTTCATCAGTCTATCGATATTGCCGCACGTCATGCGTTGAACGGCAAGATCGCGACGCTAGGCATTCCGCCCGATCGCGCCGACACGGGATTCGGTTATATCCGCCTCGGTGACGCGTTCCCGGATGGGGCGCATCGTATCGAGCGTTTTGTCGAGAAGCCGGCCGTGGAACTCGCTGCGCAATATGTTGAATCCGGCAATTACTGGTGGAACAGCGGCATGTTCGTGGTTCGATCGTCAGTCTGGCTGGCTGTTATCGAACGGTTCCAGCCCGAGATGCATGCTGCGTGTGTCCAGGCTTATCAAGGTGCCAAGAAGACGGACGAATGCGTCATTCCCGATGCCACTGAGTTCCTGCGTTCGCCATCCGATTCGATCGACTACGCTGTGATGGAGCAGGTTTGCAAGCCTGATTCGCCATTCAGCGCAATCGTGGTGCCGCTCGAAGCGGGCTGGTCGGATCTCGGTTCATGGGACGCGGTCTGGCAGGCGATGGAAAAGGACGAGTGCGGCAACGCTTCGAATGGGCGCGTGGTGTTCGAAGGCGCAACCGCCACTTATGCGCGCTCGCAGGGTGGCAGGCTGGTTGCGTGTGTCGGCACGAACAACATGATCGTGGTCGATACCGACGACGCCGTGCTGGTTGCAGACCGCTCACACGTGCAGGACATCAAGGGACTGGTGTCGCGCATCAAGCGCGAGAAGTCGCCAGAAGCCGACGCGCATAGAAAAGTCCGTCGGCCATGGGGCTTCTACGATTCGATCGACCATGGCGACCGTTTCCAGGTGAAGCGAATCGTCGTGATGCCGGGCGCGCGCCTGTCGCTGCAGATGCATCACCACCGCGCGGAGCACTGGGTCGTCGTGAGCGGCACGGCCCTTGTCACTCGCGGAGAAGAGCAGTTCCTTCTCGGCGAAAACGAGTCGACCTACATCCCTCTTGGCATACGCCATC